The Staphylococcus sp. KG4-3 genome has a window encoding:
- a CDS encoding threonine/serine exporter family protein: MTFIYTLFFSFTASYFFALIYDAPKKLFFAAGLAGALGYIVNFTLNTWFQMDSIYTSLLGSLTLGLISHIMSRLLKSPVVVFMIPGIIPLVPGSLAFRAMQQLVTLNFTDASNTFIRTILIAGSIALGLIISDQLSKTLNIRKYLKIKQNQL; this comes from the coding sequence TTGACTTTTATTTACACTTTATTTTTTAGTTTTACAGCTTCTTATTTTTTTGCACTTATATATGACGCCCCAAAAAAGCTATTTTTTGCAGCTGGCTTGGCTGGTGCACTAGGTTATATAGTTAATTTCACATTAAACACATGGTTTCAAATGGATAGTATCTACACCAGTTTACTAGGAAGTTTAACCTTAGGTTTAATCAGCCATATAATGAGTAGATTACTCAAATCTCCTGTTGTTGTTTTTATGATTCCAGGTATTATTCCTTTAGTCCCAGGAAGCTTGGCTTTTAGAGCTATGCAGCAACTTGTAACACTAAATTTCACTGATGCAAGCAATACATTTATTAGAACTATACTTATTGCTGGTTCTATTGCTCTAGGTTTAATAATTTCTGATCAATTATCTAAAACTTTGAATATAAGAAAGTATTTGAAAATAAAACAAAATCAATTATAG
- a CDS encoding threonine/serine exporter family protein — MNSSQDKITMSVILIASKILLSSGAEISRVEDTMKRMALCMGYNNSQGYVINNFINFSLSESHDTRIVRINKNATNLLKIFRVNSISRQLTNNSISIHQAYNLLTNIEHTTLTIALWKKLIAAGFISLSFLYLHGGDWHNIIPTFIAGSVGFFIVEWMQSRSPTMFIPELVASFIVGFIILLSAKLFNINETIGPAMIASIMPIVPGVLITTAIQDLFSRHMLMFTAKFLEALVIAFAIGSGISIAYLIF, encoded by the coding sequence TTGAATAGTTCTCAAGATAAAATAACTATGAGTGTTATTTTAATTGCCAGTAAAATATTACTATCTTCAGGTGCTGAAATTTCACGTGTAGAAGACACAATGAAACGAATGGCTCTCTGTATGGGCTATAATAATAGTCAAGGATACGTTATAAATAACTTCATAAATTTTTCTCTTAGTGAAAGTCACGATACACGTATTGTTCGAATCAATAAAAATGCAACAAACCTACTTAAAATTTTTCGGGTTAACTCTATTTCACGTCAACTAACCAATAATAGTATTTCAATTCATCAAGCTTATAATCTTTTGACCAATATTGAACATACGACTTTAACCATCGCTTTATGGAAAAAACTTATTGCGGCTGGATTTATTTCACTTAGCTTTTTATATTTACATGGTGGCGATTGGCATAATATTATTCCTACATTTATTGCTGGCTCTGTTGGATTTTTTATTGTTGAGTGGATGCAAAGTAGATCACCAACAATGTTTATACCCGAATTGGTTGCTTCTTTTATAGTAGGTTTTATCATTTTATTAAGCGCAAAACTATTTAATATTAATGAGACAATTGGTCCAGCAATGATTGCTTCTATTATGCCTATTGTTCCTGGAGTCTTAATTACTACTGCTATACAGGATTTATTCAGCAGACATATGTTAATGTTTACAGCTAAATTTTTAGAAGCTTTGGTAATTGCTTTTGCTATTGGGTCAGGGATTTCAATTGCTTATTTGATTTTTTAG